One Dietzia sp. JS16-p6b genomic window carries:
- the tsaD gene encoding tRNA (adenosine(37)-N6)-threonylcarbamoyltransferase complex transferase subunit TsaD, giving the protein MRTVLGIESSCDETGVAIARIHDDGRAELLSDVVASSMSEHARFGGVVPEIASRAHLEALVPTVRAALAEAGVDRPDAVAATIGPGLSGALLVGSAAAKAYAAAWGTPFYAVNHLVGHVAVAGFDGGPLEECVALLVSGGHTQLLHVRSLTEPVVELGSTVDDAAGEAYDKVARLLGLGYPGGPVIDRLAASGDGAAIPFPRGMTGPRDARHDFSFSGLKTSVARRIEAAERDGSQLEVADVAASFQEAVADVLTMKAVRACTDLGVGTLLVGGGVAANSRLRELAAQRCAAAGIRLRVPRPRLCTDNGAMVVAVASALLAAGAEPSSLTVAADPGLTVGVTQVG; this is encoded by the coding sequence GTGAGGACCGTACTGGGGATCGAGAGCTCGTGTGACGAGACGGGTGTGGCGATCGCGCGGATCCACGACGACGGGCGCGCGGAACTGCTCTCCGACGTGGTGGCCTCGTCGATGTCCGAGCACGCGCGGTTCGGTGGGGTGGTACCCGAGATCGCCTCCCGCGCGCACCTCGAGGCACTCGTGCCCACCGTGCGCGCGGCGCTCGCCGAGGCGGGGGTGGACCGTCCCGACGCCGTTGCCGCGACCATCGGCCCCGGACTGTCCGGTGCCCTGTTGGTGGGATCCGCGGCGGCCAAGGCCTACGCCGCCGCGTGGGGCACGCCGTTCTACGCGGTCAACCACCTGGTGGGACACGTCGCCGTGGCCGGGTTCGACGGTGGACCACTCGAGGAGTGCGTGGCGCTGCTGGTCTCCGGTGGGCACACCCAACTGCTGCACGTGCGGTCCCTCACCGAACCGGTGGTCGAGCTCGGGTCGACGGTGGACGACGCGGCGGGGGAGGCCTACGACAAGGTCGCGAGGCTGCTGGGGTTGGGATACCCGGGCGGGCCGGTGATCGATCGTCTCGCGGCGTCCGGGGACGGCGCGGCCATACCGTTCCCGCGCGGCATGACCGGACCCCGGGACGCCCGCCACGACTTCTCCTTCTCCGGTCTCAAGACCTCGGTCGCGCGTCGGATCGAGGCCGCCGAGCGTGACGGGTCCCAGCTCGAGGTGGCCGACGTCGCCGCGTCCTTCCAGGAGGCGGTGGCGGACGTGCTCACCATGAAGGCGGTGCGGGCCTGCACCGACCTGGGCGTGGGGACCCTGCTCGTCGGCGGCGGTGTGGCGGCGAACTCCCGGCTTCGCGAACTGGCGGCGCAGAGGTGCGCGGCGGCCGGCATCCGCCTGCGGGTACCCCGGCCGCGGTTGTGCACGGACAACGGCGCGATGGTCGTCGCGGTGGCGTCAGCACTCCTCGCCGCCGGCGCCGAGCCCAGTTCCCTGACCGTCGCCGCGGATCCCGGGCTCACGGTCGGGGTGACGCAGGTGGGGTGA
- the groL gene encoding chaperonin GroEL (60 kDa chaperone family; promotes refolding of misfolded polypeptides especially under stressful conditions; forms two stacked rings of heptamers to form a barrel-shaped 14mer; ends can be capped by GroES; misfolded proteins enter the barrel where they are refolded when GroES binds): MSKLIAFDEEARKGMLAGVDQLADTVKVTLGPKGRHVVLAKAFGGPTVTNDGVSIAREIELSEPFANLGAQLVKSVATKTNDVAGDGTTTATVLAQALIREGLRNVAAGSNPMAMGKGIEKASAAVVEFLKSAATPVSGSEGVAQVATVSSRDPEVGRMVAEAMDAVGVNGVVSVEESQGLHTEVSVTEGIAFDKGYLSPYFVTDPDEQKAIYEDVLILLHREKISSLPDLLPLLEKVAETGKPLLVVAEDVDGEALSTLVVNSIRKTIKVVAIKAPYFGDRRKAFQDDLAIVTKGQVVSPDLGMKLSDCGLEVLGHARRVTVSKDETIIVDGDGDQADVDARVAQLRREAEATDSDWDREKLEERIAKLAGGVAVIRVGAATETELTERKLRVEDAVNSAKAAVEEGVIAGGGSVLVQAAAALTRLSAGISDPDEVVGVNVVRKALSAPLFWIAANAGEDGSVVVSKVSDLGPRDGFNAATGEYGDLVSAGVIDPVKVTHSAVVNACSVARMVLTTETAIVDKPEEEAPGGHSHAGHSH; the protein is encoded by the coding sequence ATGTCCAAGTTGATAGCGTTCGACGAGGAGGCCCGTAAGGGCATGCTCGCCGGTGTCGACCAACTCGCCGACACAGTCAAGGTCACCCTCGGCCCCAAGGGCCGGCACGTCGTGCTGGCCAAGGCGTTCGGTGGTCCGACCGTCACCAACGACGGTGTCTCCATCGCCCGCGAGATCGAGCTCTCCGAGCCGTTCGCGAACCTCGGCGCCCAGCTGGTCAAGAGTGTCGCCACCAAGACCAACGACGTCGCCGGCGACGGTACGACCACCGCGACCGTGCTCGCCCAGGCGCTCATCCGTGAGGGGCTGCGCAACGTGGCCGCCGGGTCCAACCCGATGGCCATGGGCAAGGGCATCGAGAAGGCCTCGGCCGCCGTCGTGGAGTTCCTCAAGTCCGCCGCCACCCCGGTGTCGGGGTCCGAGGGCGTGGCGCAGGTCGCCACGGTGTCCTCGCGTGACCCCGAGGTCGGTCGCATGGTCGCCGAGGCCATGGACGCCGTCGGCGTCAACGGCGTCGTGTCGGTCGAGGAGTCCCAGGGCCTGCACACCGAGGTCTCCGTGACCGAGGGCATCGCCTTCGACAAGGGCTACCTCAGCCCCTACTTCGTCACCGATCCCGACGAGCAGAAGGCCATCTACGAGGACGTCCTGATCCTCCTGCACCGCGAGAAGATCAGCTCCCTCCCGGACCTGCTCCCGCTGCTGGAGAAGGTCGCCGAGACCGGCAAGCCGCTGCTCGTGGTGGCCGAGGACGTCGACGGCGAGGCCCTGTCGACGCTTGTCGTCAACTCGATCCGCAAGACCATCAAGGTCGTCGCGATCAAGGCCCCCTACTTCGGGGACCGGCGCAAGGCCTTCCAGGACGACCTCGCGATCGTCACCAAGGGGCAGGTCGTGAGCCCGGACCTGGGCATGAAGCTGTCCGACTGCGGGCTCGAGGTCCTCGGCCACGCCCGGCGCGTGACCGTCTCCAAGGACGAGACCATCATCGTCGACGGTGACGGCGACCAGGCCGACGTCGACGCCCGGGTGGCGCAGCTGCGCCGCGAAGCCGAGGCCACCGACTCCGACTGGGACCGCGAGAAGCTCGAGGAGCGGATCGCCAAGCTCGCCGGTGGCGTCGCGGTGATCCGGGTCGGCGCGGCCACCGAGACGGAGCTCACCGAGCGCAAGCTCCGTGTCGAGGACGCGGTCAACTCGGCCAAGGCCGCCGTCGAGGAGGGTGTGATCGCCGGTGGTGGTTCCGTGCTCGTCCAGGCGGCCGCCGCGCTCACCCGTCTCTCGGCAGGCATCTCCGACCCCGATGAGGTCGTCGGGGTGAACGTGGTCCGCAAGGCGCTGTCGGCTCCGCTGTTCTGGATCGCCGCCAACGCCGGCGAGGACGGTTCCGTCGTGGTCAGCAAGGTTTCCGACCTCGGGCCGCGGGATGGTTTCAACGCCGCCACCGGCGAGTACGGTGACCTGGTCTCGGCGGGCGTCATCGACCCGGTGAAGGTGACCCACTCCGCCGTCGTCAACGCCTGCTCCGTCGCGCGGATGGTCCTGACCACCGAGACCGCGATCGTGGACAAGCCCGAGGAGGAGGCGCCCGGCGGGCACTCGCACGCCGGTCACTCCCACTGA
- the rimI gene encoding ribosomal protein S18-alanine N-acetyltransferase, giving the protein MSGRVPEKTDVDDVVYDQLVAGDAMRCADLERVLFRGDGPWSAAAFLSEIGAGHTTCLAARTEDVVVGYAVLAALGREGDREFEVHTIGVDPAYRGRGIGRTLLRLLLDVADAEAAPVLLDVRTDNVPARTLYEAHGFEVVGLRPRYYRPSMADAYLMVRPARGGPDERGGGNP; this is encoded by the coding sequence GTGAGCGGCCGGGTACCGGAGAAGACCGACGTGGACGACGTCGTCTACGACCAGTTGGTCGCGGGCGACGCGATGCGATGCGCGGACCTCGAGCGCGTGCTCTTTCGCGGTGACGGACCGTGGTCGGCCGCGGCGTTCCTGTCCGAGATCGGTGCCGGGCACACCACCTGTCTCGCCGCCCGTACCGAGGACGTGGTGGTCGGTTACGCCGTGCTGGCGGCGCTCGGGCGGGAGGGGGACCGGGAGTTCGAGGTCCACACCATCGGCGTCGATCCCGCCTATCGGGGCCGGGGGATCGGACGTACCCTGCTGCGCCTGCTGCTCGACGTGGCGGATGCCGAGGCGGCTCCCGTCCTCCTGGACGTGCGCACCGACAACGTCCCGGCCCGCACGCTCTACGAGGCCCACGGCTTCGAGGTGGTGGGGCTGCGGCCCCGGTATTACCGTCCGAGCATGGCCGACGCGTACCTGATGGTGCGTCCGGCGCGCGGCGGACCCGACGAGCGAGGGGGTGGCAACCCGTGA
- a CDS encoding sigma-70 family RNA polymerase sigma factor has product MTGTADELELAVAAAVRGDRTAATRVLELVRPGVVRYCRSRVGGAERVNLSADDVAQEVLIAVLSALPGYRDQGRPFMAFVYGIAAHKVADAHRGAARNKSDPVEYLPEVLSTETGPEDHILDGEVTRAMSRLLDTLPEKQREIIRLRVVVGLSAEETAEIVDSTAGAVRVAQHRAMKQLRARIEQDGEERWR; this is encoded by the coding sequence ATGACAGGTACAGCAGACGAGTTGGAGCTCGCCGTCGCCGCCGCGGTCAGAGGAGACCGCACCGCGGCCACCCGGGTGCTCGAACTCGTTCGTCCCGGGGTGGTGCGGTACTGCCGCTCTCGCGTCGGGGGTGCGGAGAGGGTCAACCTTTCTGCTGACGATGTCGCACAGGAGGTGCTGATCGCGGTGCTCTCGGCATTGCCCGGGTACCGGGATCAGGGACGTCCCTTCATGGCATTCGTGTACGGGATCGCGGCACACAAGGTCGCGGACGCGCACCGGGGCGCCGCACGGAACAAGTCGGACCCCGTGGAGTACCTGCCGGAGGTGCTCTCGACGGAGACGGGGCCGGAGGATCACATCCTCGACGGCGAGGTGACCAGGGCGATGAGTCGACTCCTGGACACCCTGCCGGAGAAGCAGCGGGAGATCATCCGGCTGCGGGTGGTGGTAGGACTCTCGGCGGAGGAGACCGCGGAGATCGTGGACAGTACGGCCGGAGCCGTACGCGTGGCCCAACACCGGGCGATGAAGCAGCTCCGGGCGAGGATCGAGCAGGACGGAGAGGAGCGATGGCGATGA
- a CDS encoding FAD-dependent oxidoreductase: protein MTTSAPSPSTTTAPTGSTDTDVLVIGSGFGGSVTALRLTEKGYRVTVVEAGRRFEDSDFPKTSWRLNKYVWAPKLKLFGLQRVHLLRDVMVMAGAGVGGGSLNYANTLYKPNPPFFTDRQWGHITDWEDELTPFYDQGRRMLGVVTNPTHTHSDDVMKAVARDMGAEDTFVYTPVGVFFGEKTGGEGKPGETVRDPYFGGVGPDRTACIECGECMTGCRHGAKNTLLKNYLGLAERAGARVLDRTTVSGVHERADGTWEVTLERTGAWTRRGKRTTTVTASHVVMAAGTWGTQHLLHYAKDDGALPRLSPALGKLTRTNSESILGAMRPNYLPEQDFSEGVAITSSFHPRPDTHIEPVRYGKGSNAIAILQTLLTDGDGPLPRWRTLVDEIRRKPGMFFQLFYLRRWSQRSVITLVMQNLDNSLETSVKRRGPFRYVTSKQGHGEPNPTWIPAGNEATRRIAENIGGLAGGTWGEIANMPMTAHFLGGCAISDSPDSGVVDPYHRVWNYPTMHIVDGSAISANLGVNPALSITAQAERAMSLWPNKGEADPRPAQGEPYQRLTPVPPASPVVPEAAPGALRLPIVGVSSGGAPARV from the coding sequence ATGACGACATCGGCGCCGTCGCCCTCGACCACCACCGCCCCCACCGGCAGTACCGACACGGACGTCCTCGTCATCGGGTCCGGATTCGGCGGAAGTGTCACGGCCCTGCGTCTGACCGAGAAGGGCTACCGCGTGACGGTGGTCGAGGCGGGTCGTCGCTTCGAGGACTCGGACTTCCCCAAGACGTCGTGGCGTCTCAACAAGTACGTCTGGGCGCCCAAGCTCAAGTTGTTCGGTCTCCAGCGCGTGCACCTGCTGCGCGATGTGATGGTCATGGCGGGGGCAGGCGTCGGCGGTGGCTCGCTCAACTACGCCAACACCCTCTACAAGCCCAACCCCCCGTTCTTCACCGACCGGCAGTGGGGCCACATCACCGACTGGGAGGACGAGCTCACCCCGTTCTACGACCAGGGGCGCCGGATGCTCGGTGTGGTCACCAACCCCACCCACACCCACTCGGACGACGTCATGAAGGCCGTCGCCCGCGACATGGGCGCCGAGGACACCTTCGTCTACACGCCGGTCGGTGTGTTCTTCGGGGAGAAGACCGGGGGAGAGGGCAAGCCCGGCGAGACCGTCCGCGACCCGTACTTCGGCGGTGTGGGGCCGGATCGGACCGCCTGTATCGAGTGCGGCGAGTGCATGACCGGCTGCCGGCACGGGGCCAAGAACACCCTGCTCAAGAACTACCTCGGCCTGGCCGAGCGGGCCGGGGCCCGGGTTCTCGACCGCACGACCGTCAGTGGGGTGCACGAGCGGGCCGACGGCACGTGGGAGGTGACACTCGAGCGCACCGGCGCCTGGACCAGACGGGGTAAGCGCACCACCACGGTGACCGCCTCTCACGTGGTGATGGCGGCCGGGACCTGGGGTACCCAGCATCTGTTGCACTACGCCAAGGACGACGGCGCACTGCCCCGGCTCTCGCCGGCGCTCGGAAAGCTCACCCGCACCAACTCCGAGTCGATCCTCGGGGCGATGCGCCCCAATTACCTGCCGGAACAGGACTTCTCGGAGGGCGTGGCGATCACGTCGTCGTTCCATCCCCGGCCGGACACCCACATCGAGCCCGTCCGCTACGGCAAGGGCTCCAACGCCATCGCGATCCTGCAGACCCTTCTCACGGACGGGGACGGGCCGCTCCCGCGGTGGCGCACCCTGGTCGACGAGATCCGCCGCAAGCCGGGCATGTTCTTCCAGCTCTTCTACCTGCGGCGGTGGAGCCAGCGGTCGGTGATCACCCTGGTCATGCAGAACCTCGACAACTCTCTGGAGACCTCGGTCAAACGTCGCGGTCCGTTCCGGTACGTCACCAGCAAGCAGGGCCACGGCGAGCCCAACCCGACCTGGATCCCCGCGGGCAACGAGGCCACCCGGCGGATCGCCGAGAACATCGGCGGACTGGCCGGCGGGACGTGGGGCGAGATCGCCAACATGCCGATGACCGCGCACTTCCTGGGTGGATGTGCGATCTCCGATTCGCCGGACAGTGGCGTCGTGGACCCCTACCACCGGGTGTGGAACTACCCGACGATGCACATCGTGGACGGGTCGGCCATCTCCGCCAACCTCGGCGTGAACCCGGCGCTGAGCATCACCGCCCAGGCCGAGCGGGCCATGTCGCTGTGGCCCAACAAGGGCGAGGCCGACCCCCGTCCCGCGCAGGGCGAGCCCTACCAGCGCCTGACCCCGGTGCCGCCCGCGTCGCCGGTCGTGCCGGAGGCGGCGCCCGGCGCGCTGCGTCTGCCGATCGTCGGGGTCTCCAGTGGGGGTGCCCCCGCCCGCGTGTGA
- the guaB gene encoding IMP dehydrogenase, with product MSESRGPVRTGGDDPTKVAMVGLTFDDVLLLPAASDVVPSEVDTSTRLTRDITLRVPLVSSAMDTVTEARMAIAMARQGGIGVLHRNLSVADQAAQVDTVKRSEAGMVTDPVTCAPANTLAEVDEMCARYRISGLPVTDERGELVGIITNRDMRFEVDKSRRVDEVMTRAPLVVAREGVTAEAALGLLRRHKIEKLPIVDGDGRLTGLITVKDFVKTEKHPDATKDSDGRLRVAAAIGTGEDAWQRAGALTEAGVDVLVVDTAHAHNRNALEMVARVKRELGDRVQVIGGNLATRGAAQAMIDAGADAIKVGIGPGSICTTRVVAGVGAPQITAILEASVAAHAAGVPVIADGGMQYSGDVAKAIAAGASACMFGSLLAGCTESPGDLIFVDGKQYKVYRGMGSVGAMRGRGKPGQEKSFSKDRYFQDDVLSEEKLVPEGIEGRVPYRGDVAQVLHQLNGGLRAGMGYTGSATIPDMNRAQFVQITAAGLKESHPHAIQMTVEAPNYNVKD from the coding sequence ATGAGCGAGTCGCGAGGCCCCGTGCGCACCGGCGGCGACGATCCCACCAAGGTCGCCATGGTGGGGCTGACCTTCGACGACGTGCTACTGCTCCCGGCCGCTTCCGACGTGGTCCCCAGCGAGGTCGACACGAGCACCCGACTCACCCGCGACATCACGTTGCGGGTGCCGCTGGTGTCGTCCGCGATGGACACCGTCACCGAGGCACGCATGGCCATCGCCATGGCCCGCCAGGGCGGGATCGGGGTGCTGCACCGCAATCTGTCGGTGGCCGACCAGGCGGCCCAGGTCGACACCGTCAAGCGGTCCGAGGCGGGCATGGTCACCGACCCGGTCACCTGTGCTCCCGCCAACACCCTCGCCGAGGTCGACGAGATGTGCGCCCGCTACCGGATCTCCGGCCTGCCGGTGACCGATGAGCGGGGTGAGCTCGTGGGCATCATCACCAACCGTGACATGCGGTTCGAGGTGGATAAGTCGCGGCGGGTGGACGAGGTCATGACCCGCGCACCGCTGGTGGTCGCGCGGGAGGGGGTGACGGCAGAGGCCGCGCTCGGGCTCCTGCGCCGTCACAAGATCGAGAAGCTGCCGATCGTGGACGGGGACGGTCGTCTCACCGGACTCATCACGGTGAAGGACTTCGTCAAGACCGAGAAGCACCCTGACGCCACCAAGGACTCGGACGGTCGACTGCGGGTGGCCGCGGCCATCGGGACGGGCGAGGACGCCTGGCAGCGCGCGGGCGCCCTGACCGAGGCCGGCGTGGACGTCCTCGTCGTCGACACCGCTCACGCCCACAACCGCAATGCACTCGAGATGGTCGCCCGGGTCAAGCGCGAGCTCGGCGACCGGGTCCAGGTGATCGGCGGAAACCTCGCCACCCGGGGCGCCGCCCAGGCGATGATCGACGCGGGTGCGGACGCCATCAAGGTGGGCATCGGCCCCGGTTCCATCTGCACCACCCGTGTCGTGGCGGGGGTGGGCGCGCCGCAGATCACCGCGATCCTGGAGGCCTCCGTGGCGGCCCATGCCGCAGGCGTCCCCGTGATCGCCGACGGCGGTATGCAGTACTCGGGCGACGTGGCCAAGGCGATCGCGGCCGGCGCGTCGGCGTGCATGTTCGGCTCCCTGCTCGCGGGCTGCACCGAGTCCCCCGGCGACCTGATCTTCGTGGACGGTAAGCAGTACAAGGTCTACCGCGGGATGGGATCGGTGGGCGCGATGCGCGGACGGGGCAAGCCCGGACAGGAGAAGTCGTTCTCCAAGGACCGCTACTTCCAGGACGACGTGCTGTCCGAGGAGAAGCTCGTCCCCGAGGGCATCGAGGGACGGGTGCCGTACCGGGGCGACGTCGCGCAGGTCCTGCACCAGCTCAACGGCGGGCTGCGTGCGGGAATGGGGTACACGGGATCGGCCACCATTCCCGACATGAACCGCGCCCAGTTCGTCCAGATCACGGCGGCGGGGCTCAAGGAGAGCCACCCCCACGCGATCCAGATGACCGTCGAGGCCCCCAACTACAACGTCAAGGACTGA
- a CDS encoding DUF5319 domain-containing protein: protein MNDPLRHGMPPDPFAGDPDDPTAELAGLDPADDGIPSGPLDAEERRAIEEDLADLAEFRELLAPTGVKGVAVQCEDCAEEHFHEWDMLRANLMQLLEDGSLLPHEPAFDPIPDDYVSWDYCRGYADAVRAIRPRRLHWRR, encoded by the coding sequence GTGAACGATCCCCTACGGCACGGCATGCCGCCCGACCCGTTCGCCGGCGATCCGGATGATCCGACGGCGGAACTGGCCGGGCTCGACCCCGCGGACGACGGCATCCCCTCGGGCCCGCTCGACGCGGAGGAGCGCCGCGCGATCGAGGAGGACCTGGCCGATCTCGCGGAGTTCCGCGAGCTCCTGGCACCCACCGGTGTCAAGGGCGTGGCCGTGCAGTGCGAGGACTGTGCGGAGGAACACTTCCACGAGTGGGACATGCTCCGCGCCAACCTCATGCAGCTCCTCGAGGACGGTTCGCTCCTGCCCCACGAGCCCGCGTTCGACCCGATCCCCGACGACTACGTGTCGTGGGACTACTGCCGCGGGTACGCCGACGCGGTGCGGGCGATTCGCCCGCGCCGGCTCCACTGGCGCCGCTGA
- a CDS encoding DUF4190 domain-containing protein, translating into MSRTPSGDAGAPGGRDPGNHARDSEAGPAEVNGTALAAIVVAVGNVVFGSFLGLFVPLLPPVFALVSVVLGHLALARIRRTGQAGRGLALTALAVGYLWLFVIALLISGMMMLTGYGFALLGF; encoded by the coding sequence ATGTCCCGTACCCCCTCCGGTGACGCGGGCGCGCCCGGTGGACGCGATCCGGGCAACCACGCACGCGATTCCGAGGCCGGCCCTGCCGAGGTCAACGGGACGGCACTCGCCGCGATCGTGGTGGCGGTGGGAAACGTGGTCTTCGGGTCCTTCCTCGGACTCTTCGTGCCCCTGCTGCCCCCGGTCTTCGCCCTGGTGTCGGTGGTACTCGGCCATCTCGCCCTGGCGAGGATCCGTCGGACCGGTCAGGCCGGGCGCGGTCTCGCCCTCACTGCCCTCGCGGTGGGATACCTGTGGCTGTTCGTGATCGCCCTGCTGATCTCCGGCATGATGATGCTCACCGGGTACGGCTTCGCGCTACTCGGCTTCTGA
- a CDS encoding GuaB3 family IMP dehydrogenase-related protein, giving the protein MRNVVEIGMGREARRMYGLGEVDIVPSRRTRSSKEVSTSWQIDAYRMDLPVMTHPTDAVVSPESAVEFSRLGGLAVLNGEGLWARHEDPEAAIDELREIALEDVTGHRAVARLQELHRAPIDRELLSAAVRRIRDEGATVAVRVSPQHARDLTPGLIAAGIDLLVVQGTIISAEHVSGEDEPLNLKDFIHGLDVPVIAGGVVDYKTALHLMRTGAAGVIVGYGGVNGVTTTGSVLGMEVHMATAIADAAAARRDYLDETGGRYVHVLADGDIYTSGDIARAVACGADAVVLGPLLAGSLESPGRGVYWDAVSAHPKVPRGHVAEIDDETALSPLAEVLEGPTSAPDGTRNLMGGLRRAMAKCGYSDVKGFQKVDLSVRP; this is encoded by the coding sequence GTGCGCAACGTCGTGGAGATCGGAATGGGCCGCGAGGCCCGACGGATGTACGGGCTCGGCGAGGTGGACATCGTCCCCTCCCGTCGCACCCGCAGTTCGAAGGAGGTGTCGACGTCCTGGCAGATCGACGCCTACCGGATGGACCTGCCCGTGATGACCCACCCGACCGATGCGGTGGTCTCACCCGAGTCGGCGGTGGAGTTCTCCAGGCTGGGCGGCCTGGCGGTGCTCAACGGCGAGGGCCTGTGGGCGCGGCACGAGGACCCTGAGGCGGCGATCGACGAGTTGCGCGAGATCGCCCTCGAGGACGTGACCGGCCACCGCGCGGTGGCTCGACTCCAGGAGCTGCACCGCGCCCCGATCGACCGGGAGTTGCTCTCGGCGGCGGTACGGCGGATCCGCGACGAGGGTGCGACCGTCGCCGTCCGGGTCTCTCCCCAGCACGCCCGCGACCTCACGCCCGGCCTGATCGCCGCCGGGATCGACCTGCTCGTGGTCCAGGGCACGATCATCTCCGCCGAGCATGTGAGCGGCGAGGACGAACCGCTGAACCTGAAGGACTTCATCCACGGGCTCGACGTGCCGGTGATCGCCGGCGGCGTGGTGGACTACAAGACCGCCCTGCATCTCATGCGCACAGGCGCGGCGGGTGTGATCGTGGGTTACGGCGGCGTCAACGGGGTCACCACGACGGGCTCCGTACTCGGGATGGAGGTGCACATGGCCACCGCGATCGCCGACGCGGCGGCCGCGCGACGCGACTACCTGGACGAGACGGGTGGCCGCTACGTCCATGTGCTGGCCGACGGTGATATCTACACCTCGGGCGACATCGCCCGTGCGGTGGCCTGTGGTGCCGACGCCGTGGTCCTGGGTCCGCTCCTGGCGGGCTCGTTGGAGTCCCCGGGGCGGGGGGTGTACTGGGACGCCGTCTCCGCCCACCCCAAGGTCCCCCGGGGGCATGTCGCGGAGATTGACGACGAGACGGCCCTGTCCCCCCTGGCCGAGGTGCTGGAGGGGCCCACGAGTGCCCCGGACGGGACGCGGAACCTGATGGGTGGCCTGCGCCGCGCCATGGCCAAGTGCGGCTACTCGGACGTGAAGGGGTTCCAGAAGGTGGACCTGTCCGTTCGTCCCTGA
- the groES gene encoding co-chaperone GroES has product MAIKPLEDKILVEATAAETTTASGLVIPDTAKEKPQEGTVVAVGKGRFDEDGDRIPMDIKEGDKVIYSKYGGTEIKYEGKEYLILSSRDVLAVID; this is encoded by the coding sequence GTGGCGATCAAGCCGCTTGAGGACAAGATTCTCGTCGAGGCCACCGCTGCCGAGACCACCACGGCGTCCGGCCTCGTCATCCCGGACACCGCCAAGGAGAAGCCCCAGGAGGGCACCGTCGTCGCGGTCGGCAAGGGCCGCTTCGACGAGGACGGCGACCGCATCCCCATGGACATCAAGGAGGGTGACAAGGTCATCTACTCCAAGTACGGCGGGACCGAGATCAAGTACGAGGGCAAGGAGTACCTGATCCTCTCCTCGCGCGACGTTCTCGCGGTCATCGACTGA
- a CDS encoding anti-sigma-D factor RsdA, with translation MNDDDVDPGTRDDAASLDGHGPDTEAVERDDLLLDTLGAGDRPTDGDALATLLADWRGEIDSAPLPELPSDEEIGVALAPNVSRLWPRRGWARSHEHHHGQRPALWQAVTGAAAVAAVIVGGLSVAAHSAMPGDPLWGVSKTIFADRAGEVELVSDLTEHLAAADLAAREGDRERAERLLDEVSGRLDEVSDASERVELMKRRDAIRRDLSRITPTSVPSPAPAPEPAPAPAPAPGQGSATLVPGVPVPLPSNLIAPPPPGMPVIPLPLDGLRISTTLQIPIDTQRIQDFLAPTTGRPNPGEVAGSTPAPTPPRTTVTQVPTSGPAATSAPATAPPTS, from the coding sequence ATGAACGACGACGATGTCGACCCCGGCACCCGGGACGACGCCGCCTCGCTCGACGGGCACGGTCCGGACACAGAGGCGGTGGAGCGCGACGACCTGCTCCTCGACACCCTCGGGGCGGGCGACCGTCCCACCGACGGCGATGCCCTCGCGACGCTGCTCGCCGACTGGCGGGGGGAGATCGACTCCGCACCCCTGCCCGAGTTGCCGAGCGATGAGGAGATCGGGGTCGCACTCGCGCCCAACGTCTCCCGTCTCTGGCCCCGCCGTGGCTGGGCCAGATCCCATGAACACCACCACGGGCAACGGCCCGCGTTGTGGCAGGCGGTGACCGGGGCGGCGGCGGTGGCGGCCGTGATCGTCGGTGGCCTGTCCGTCGCCGCGCACAGTGCCATGCCGGGGGATCCCCTCTGGGGCGTGTCCAAGACGATCTTCGCCGACCGTGCCGGCGAGGTGGAGCTGGTCAGCGACCTGACCGAGCACCTGGCCGCGGCGGATCTGGCGGCTCGCGAAGGGGATCGTGAGCGGGCCGAGCGTCTCCTCGACGAGGTGTCCGGCCGACTGGACGAGGTCTCGGATGCCTCGGAACGCGTCGAGCTGATGAAGCGTCGCGACGCGATCAGGCGCGACCTGAGCAGGATCACGCCGACCTCGGTGCCGTCCCCCGCGCCCGCCCCGGAACCGGCGCCGGCCCCGGCCCCCGCACCCGGTCAGGGTTCCGCCACACTGGTTCCCGGGGTGCCCGTCCCCCTGCCGTCGAACCTCATCGCGCCGCCACCCCCGGGTATGCCGGTCATCCCGTTGCCGCTGGACGGGCTACGGATCTCGACGACGTTGCAGATCCCGATCGACACCCAGCGCATCCAGGACTTCCTGGCGCCCACCACCGGCCGCCCGAACCCGGGCGAGGTCGCGGGGAGCACCCCGGCGCCGACCCCGCCGAGGACGACGGTGACCCAGGTCCCCACCTCGGGGCCGGCGGCCACCAGTGCACCGGCGACCGCGCCGCCCACGAGCTAG